The sequence CATTCCCCCTTCTCCCAGTTCGCCATTGAGTGCCATCATTGCCCCCATACTTACAACAAAACCGACTGTTCTCGTCATTGACGTATATCCGCTAGTTAAATCTTTTTTATCTATTATTTGATATATTATGCGAACCTTTTTACCCCCCCTCATTCCCTTTACATCTACGCGCGTCAGTGTTACATCCTGTTCATCGTCTTTATAAAAAAATTGTGGCTCAGCTGAAAGTATTGCGGCAATAAAGGGGATTTTATCTACTGACACACCGTGCACGGTAACTTTTTCATCTTTCAAAAAGCCACAGTTTGCAAAGACGCGCCAAAAAGCACAGTGCCCTTTCCAACGGCAGACATAACGGCCCATTGACCGAACTTGATTTCTTATACCGAGCTCTTCTGCAAGAGCTGCAGAATCACCGTTAGGGAAACATTCCAGGACCCCGCCAAGTTCGTCTATCGAAAGAGTATGAATGTTCTTATCAAAAAATATTTCACCTGGTTCTATATCCACGACTTTGCTGTCTTTTATGATTCTGGCAGGGCGATAGTATGAGCGCATTACCCCCTCGACGGTCCATGTAAACTTATAAGAAATAGGATTATCGGCGGCCTTAATATCTGGGAAGCCTGCCCCATAAGAAATAAAATCTTCCACACTGTCATACTGCCGCACCGCCTCGCCAGCCAACAGCAAATCAAGTCCGGGATCAAGACCGCATTGAGTGAGAACAGTTATCTTCTTTCTTTTTGCCTCGCATGCAAGCTTCTCCAAGCGCTTTTTTTGCCGCTGGCGCGACTCCTCATCGTTACAAAAATTTCCCATATATGAAGCACAAGTGTAATTTGTCCCCATCTCCACGGCAAGTTCTGCCATTGGCAGGGCAAAATCTCTTGGAAGAAGGCAAATTACTATATCGACGCCTCGTATTGCGGATTCTAAAAGAGGCCTATCTGTAATGGTACCCTTTATAGGCACAATAGCCGGCGACACAGAATCAAATTTATTCAGAGCTTCTTCTAAGTCCTCCCTGTTGTCGAGGACACGAATTTCTTCAAAGTCGCCAAATTTAATTAAGTCATATAGCGCGCCATGTCCTTGTAAACCAAAACCCATTAGAAGGGCTTTCTTTTTCATATTCATTTTAACACCCCTAATATTAAATTGTATCCATTTGCCTATGCGTAATTTTATTATATACCACGTTATTGTCAAGTGGTATATATATTGTTTTTTGTGGATGGCATAAGATAAAAATATGAATTGTTTTATTTTAATAAAATAAAACTTGCTTATACGTGATTTTTATTTGTTATAAATAGCAATGTTGATAATATTACTTAAAAATTCACAAAAACTATTTTTATAAAAAATTCATGATATTGTTATATGTATAATAATTGGTTTGAAAAATAGGATACATAGTATAATTTTAAAACATATAGATGTATACATTTTATGTCTTTTTGTATAATTTTCTACTTGGTAATAATACTTACAGCTACTACATCAATTGTTGCTGAAAAAGTCCATAAACGTAGCAATAATCTGTGAAAACTCGTAATAATGGAGTAAAATATACATATAAAGTTTGTAATTATCAGAAAAAATCATGCTAATAAAGGCAAAGGCTACAGAGACAAATACAGATATAAAGAGATTCCATTTCCTGCGCGGTCCACATTCCGGGCATGAACAGAGAGTCCTCCGTAAGACTTGTGAGAACGCTCAAACGAAGAAACGCCATAGAGCCGATAATAGGGCACCTGAAAAGCGATTGTGGGATGGACCGTAATTACCTGAAAGGCAGAAAAAAGTAGAGATAAGTACTCTGATGACCAGCTGCGCCTATAAGCTGAAAAAGATACTGAAACACCTCAACGCTTCTATTGAAAACTTACATCCGGACTGAACGTCCGCGGCAAACAGCCTTGGCAACGCTTTATGCGGGGAATATACTGGCGTCAATAGTTAGCTTTGGCTAGCTAAATTATCTCAGCGTGGGGTGGTACAGATGAAGAGATTAACGGCATTGTTGGTTTTTCTCATGCTGGCTGTTATGCTCGCCGGCGGCTCTGGCACCGCGGAGGACCCTTACCGGATCGCTAACGCGGCGGAACTGCTGGCCTTTGCCACGAGCGTCAACGACGATACGCGGTACGTCAGGCTAATCTCCGACATAGATCTTAATGGCTCTTAATGGCGTAAGTGGACGCCGATCGGCAATATGAACGATTACGAGAAACAATCGACCTTCTTCCGCGGCACTTTAGACGGAGGCGGCCACGCGATCTCCAACCTGACCTTCGAGACGGACTCCTTCATCGGCGCCGGTCTCTTCGGCGTCAGCGGCGGCACTATTAGAAACCTTAACGTCGCCGATTCGTTAGTGCACGTCACACATGTCGCCGAGCTCGAGAAAAAGTCGACGGCGATCGGCGGGGTCGTCGGCTACAACATTGGCACAGTGGAGAACGTCGCGCTGACCGGTAGTTCCTCCATCCTCGGCAACAACTGCGTCGGTGGCATAATCGGCGGCAATGAATACGGCTCCGTCAGCGGCTGCCGGGCTGATGGCGTCGTGGTCGAGCTTATAGGCAACAACAGCTTTCCCGACCGCATCATCAACAAACTGCACGGCCGATGTGACGATCGCTGCGACGAACGGCGTGCACGCCATCGGCGGCCTGTGCGGCTATTCCGGAACGCACCCGGACAAGGCAAGGTTCTCTGTGGCAAACTATCCAGCGGTTATAGACGGCTGCTCCGTGAAGATAGACATCGACGCAAAGGATGCGACGCACGTCGGCGGCCTCGTCGGCACCGGCCTTTACTACTACGGCAAGGAGACGGCCTTTAAGATCACGAACTGCTCCGTATCCGGCACCATCGACGGCGCCGTGACCCCCGGTACTATCCTCGGGCGCAGCAATGAGGATAGCTCGTATGACGAAGCGACGAGGGCGAAGGTGAAGGTACTTATCGACGGCAAGCCCTCGGTAGCCGAGGTCGGCACGACCGACCGCATGTACGAGAGCGCGGATCAGGACGGATAATCGCTTACGTCCCTGGCCTGTCGCATCCGATGCTGAGGGTGTTGCAGAACGATTGCGGGGCCGTCCGAATGGGCGGCCCTTTAAATTATGGTGCTATCCACTTCTATCTGGCCTTCTCCGGCATGCCTTTATCTTTATCTTACCTCCCTCAAAGACACGACCGTCTCCGCTTCCGCCGCGCCGACCTGGTGGGATGTGCCTGCCGTCTCCTCCGTGCAGGATGTAACGACGCTGTTGTGGTAGGTGTAGCCGACGATGCCGCCGACCATGCTGGCGCCGGATAGAGTGTATGAAAGTTTTTGTAAATAGCTAAAAATACAGATAGCTTATAGGTCTCCTATAATATACACTATATTTCATAGGAGGCCTTTGTTATGGCAGGCAGGTATACGGAAGATCTGGCAATCATGTACGAGGACCGGCTCCAGGATTGAGAAACGCGTACTCAAAATCCATACTCAAAACAGGCGGAAGCACACGTCTACCCTTGACATACCTGTAAGCCTTGCGTTATATATTAAACGAGGGCTGACGCTCTGAGCTCCATTGGTTCAGCTCATCAGCCCTCAGACTTATCACAGGAAGTCCGGATTTACAGACTTTATTTTGCACCCCTGTTTTCCAAAACACACTACCGAGAGGGGGGCTGATGCTGGCTATTTTATATCTCATTTTGAATTCCTCTTCTTACTCTTCTATCTTACTTAGTTCTGAAAGTTGGGGGCTAAATACATACTGCTATGTTGTCCATTACGCAGATATCCATACGTTTAGTGTATTCATAATATGCTGAAACTCTTTCCCTTACTTTTTCCGGATTTCTAGCAGCAATGCCGTTTAAAAACGCGTGAGTTAGTGCCATTACTGAGCACAGAGGATCTACCATGGTTATATATCTTATTGGGGTCACGAATAGACAATCAGACAATGGCGCGAGGGGTGCAAGTTTGCTGTCGGTTACACCTATAATTTTTATACCTTTATCTCTAAGGTCTGACGCAAGGTTCAAAGCCCTCTTATAGTACCTGGGAGTACTGTAAGCTAAAACAACTGCATTTTCCTTATTGCACACATTCATGCATTGCACAAGTCTTATATCATCGGGAATATAAAGATCTATGATGCCGCTTCTGAAAAGGTGCATGAATTTACTGGCATAACCGGCGACAACTTCGTCTCCGCCTGAGCCAAGCAGAACAACATATTGTTTATCGCAGAGTAGCTCAACTGCGGAGTTAAAAATGTTTTCATCAATATTTTCCAGAGCTTCTGAAATTACCGTCTGTTCCAGTGAGAAGACATCGTAAAAAGCATTTCTCTTATTATCAGGAGGTGCCTCATACCTCTCCAGCGTTTCTAAACTATTTATATGACTTCGCAGTATGTTCTGCAATTCTTTTTGAAAGTCTGTATATCTGGAATACCCGAGCCTAGAAATTAAGCGTACTACAGTAGATTCACTGACATCTGCATTTCTCGCTAAATCACGCGAATTCATAAAAGCGACCTTTTGGTAATTAGCAATAATATAACTTCCAACCTGGCGCTGCTTATTAGTCAGCTGCGCGGCATTTTTATGTAATACTTCTATAACTGGTTTGCATTTCATGGCATATTATTAAACTTTTCCTCCATCAATATTTAATTCCAAGTAAATTATAATACAAGCTGCCATCTTAATGTTATACCTGATTGCTTCGCCTCCTAAAATTTCTATGCATTATAATTCAGAATATTCAGAGTT is a genomic window of Synergistes jonesii containing:
- a CDS encoding saccharopine dehydrogenase family protein, producing the protein MNMKKKALLMGFGLQGHGALYDLIKFGDFEEIRVLDNREDLEEALNKFDSVSPAIVPIKGTITDRPLLESAIRGVDIVICLLPRDFALPMAELAVEMGTNYTCASYMGNFCNDEESRQRQKKRLEKLACEAKRKKITVLTQCGLDPGLDLLLAGEAVRQYDSVEDFISYGAGFPDIKAADNPISYKFTWTVEGVMRSYYRPARIIKDSKVVDIEPGEIFFDKNIHTLSIDELGGVLECFPNGDSAALAEELGIRNQVRSMGRYVCRWKGHCAFWRVFANCGFLKDEKVTVHGVSVDKIPFIAAILSAEPQFFYKDDEQDVTLTRVDVKGMRGGKKVRIIYQIIDKKDLTSGYTSMTRTVGFVVSMGAMMALNGELGEGGMITPVEMPFIKTVKELEKRGIIVTHKEYELDE
- a CDS encoding MurR/RpiR family transcriptional regulator; this encodes MKCKPVIEVLHKNAAQLTNKQRQVGSYIIANYQKVAFMNSRDLARNADVSESTVVRLISRLGYSRYTDFQKELQNILRSHINSLETLERYEAPPDNKRNAFYDVFSLEQTVISEALENIDENIFNSAVELLCDKQYVVLLGSGGDEVVAGYASKFMHLFRSGIIDLYIPDDIRLVQCMNVCNKENAVVLAYSTPRYYKRALNLASDLRDKGIKIIGVTDSKLAPLAPLSDCLFVTPIRYITMVDPLCSVMALTHAFLNGIAARNPEKVRERVSAYYEYTKRMDICVMDNIAVCI
- a CDS encoding GLUG motif-containing protein, which gives rise to MANYPAVIDGCSVKIDIDAKDATHVGGLVGTGLYYYGKETAFKITNCSVSGTIDGAVTPGTILGRSNEDSSYDEATRAKVKVLIDGKPSVAEVGTTDRMYESADQDG